In Candidatus Sedimenticola sp. (ex Thyasira tokunagai), the following proteins share a genomic window:
- a CDS encoding cytochrome b N-terminal domain-containing protein, with amino-acid sequence MSAMKNFVDWIDDRYPLTTVWNEHLAQYYAPKNFNFWYFFGSLAMLVLVNQILTGVWLAMSYKPDAALAFGSVEFIMRDVEWGWLIRYLHSTGASAFFVVVYLHMFRGLMYGSYRKPRELLWIIGVIIYLVMMATAFMGYLLPWGQMSYWGAQVIVNLFSAVPVVGPELGVWIRGDYVISDATLNRFYALHFLLPFLLAAIVFIHIVALHKVGSNNPDGIEIKKGPKGNRWSDTAPSDGIPFHPYYSVKDIAGIAGFLFLFAAVVFFAPEMGGYFIEHPNFEPANPLKTPEHIAPVWYFTPFYAILRAVPSIAGSAFPGVVAMFGSILVMFFLPWLDRSPVKSIRYKGAMYKTWLWLFVVDFIVLGYLGTQPTTDLYKLMSQIGTAYYFAFFLLMPFYSKMDKTKPVPERVTE; translated from the coding sequence ATGAGCGCGATGAAAAACTTTGTCGACTGGATCGATGATCGCTATCCACTGACCACTGTGTGGAATGAACATCTGGCTCAGTACTACGCACCGAAGAACTTCAACTTCTGGTACTTCTTCGGCTCTCTGGCCATGCTGGTTCTGGTCAATCAGATTCTGACCGGTGTCTGGCTGGCGATGAGCTATAAGCCTGATGCCGCTTTGGCCTTCGGTTCCGTTGAATTCATTATGCGTGATGTGGAGTGGGGCTGGTTGATCCGTTACCTGCACTCCACCGGTGCATCGGCCTTCTTTGTAGTGGTCTACCTGCATATGTTCCGCGGCCTGATGTACGGTTCCTATCGCAAGCCTCGTGAACTGCTGTGGATCATCGGTGTGATTATCTACCTGGTGATGATGGCCACCGCCTTTATGGGGTATCTGCTTCCCTGGGGTCAGATGTCCTACTGGGGTGCCCAGGTTATCGTTAACCTATTCTCAGCAGTGCCTGTGGTCGGTCCTGAACTCGGTGTCTGGATTCGTGGTGACTATGTTATCTCGGATGCCACCCTGAACCGTTTCTATGCACTGCACTTCCTGCTACCGTTCCTGCTTGCAGCGATTGTGTTTATCCATATCGTCGCCCTGCATAAGGTCGGTTCCAACAATCCCGATGGTATTGAGATCAAGAAGGGGCCCAAGGGCAATCGCTGGAGCGACACTGCGCCTTCCGACGGTATTCCGTTCCATCCTTACTACTCGGTCAAGGATATCGCGGGTATTGCAGGCTTCCTGTTCCTCTTCGCGGCGGTGGTATTTTTTGCACCGGAGATGGGTGGCTACTTTATTGAGCACCCCAACTTCGAGCCTGCCAATCCGCTGAAGACGCCTGAGCATATCGCGCCGGTCTGGTACTTCACTCCTTTCTACGCGATTCTCCGTGCGGTTCCGTCTATTGCCGGTTCTGCGTTCCCCGGTGTAGTCGCCATGTTCGGTTCAATTCTGGTGATGTTCTTCCTGCCCTGGCTGGATAGAAGCCCGGTCAAGTCGATTCGCTACAAGGGCGCCATGTACAAGACGTGGCTGTGGCTGTTTGTAGTAGATTTCATCGTTCTTGGTTATCTGGGTACTCAGCCTACGACGGATCTTTACAAGCTGATGTCCCAGATCGGAACTGCATACTACTTTGCATTCTTCCTGCTGATGCCTTTCTACAGCAAGATGGATAAGACCAAGCCTGTTCCTGAGAGGGTGACCGAATGA
- a CDS encoding Nif3-like dinuclear metal center hexameric protein codes for MADPVAFESYCDELLGAAVFDDYCPNGLQVDSGGGEVKRLISGVTASQALINAAVEADADLLLVHHGFFWKGEQQTLTGFKGKRIATLIRNHISLLVYHLPLDAHPQLGNNRRLGELLGVVGAEPLKEGGLVWQGGLASAESPIEVGRRIALALGREPLHIDGDNGDIHRLGWCTGAAQGAIEEAAAAGLDAFVSGEVSESTVHLARELGIHYFSAGHHATERSGVQALGNHLAEQFAVEHRFIDIPNPV; via the coding sequence ATGGCGGATCCGGTTGCATTTGAAAGTTATTGTGATGAGCTGTTGGGTGCCGCAGTCTTTGATGACTACTGTCCCAATGGTCTACAGGTTGATTCCGGCGGCGGTGAGGTGAAGCGGTTGATCAGTGGTGTGACTGCCAGTCAGGCACTGATCAATGCGGCGGTGGAGGCGGATGCGGATCTGCTGCTGGTTCATCATGGCTTCTTCTGGAAGGGTGAGCAGCAGACATTGACCGGTTTCAAGGGGAAGCGGATCGCTACATTGATCCGTAACCACATCAGCCTCCTGGTTTACCATTTGCCTCTCGATGCACATCCACAGTTGGGAAACAATCGGCGTCTTGGTGAGTTGCTGGGTGTGGTTGGAGCTGAACCACTCAAAGAGGGTGGTTTAGTGTGGCAGGGTGGGCTGGCATCAGCGGAGTCACCAATAGAGGTGGGGCGGAGGATCGCTCTGGCTTTGGGGAGGGAGCCTTTGCATATTGACGGCGATAACGGTGACATACACCGCTTGGGGTGGTGCACCGGAGCAGCTCAGGGCGCCATTGAAGAGGCGGCGGCGGCAGGGCTTGATGCCTTTGTCAGTGGCGAGGTGTCGGAGTCAACGGTGCACTTGGCGCGTGAGTTGGGTATTCACTACTTCTCCGCCGGACATCACGCCACAGAGCGCTCTGGTGTTCAGGCGCTGGGTAACCATCTGGCTGAGCAGTTTGCCGTTGAGCACAGGTTTATCGATATACCTAATCCGGTATAG
- a CDS encoding STAS domain-containing protein, whose product MAEIILDADGCAQITGDIIFSTVTGLLKSGAASLVGRQTLVFDLAGVTHSDSSALALLLELLDRGRVDGGTVTFRNIPDSLMGIARLSNVEQLLV is encoded by the coding sequence GTGGCCGAGATAATCCTTGATGCCGATGGCTGTGCACAGATCACCGGTGATATCATATTTTCTACAGTGACTGGGCTGCTGAAGAGTGGCGCGGCCTCTCTCGTTGGGCGTCAGACGTTGGTTTTCGACCTTGCCGGGGTTACTCATAGTGATAGCTCAGCTCTTGCGTTGCTGCTGGAGCTACTCGACCGTGGTCGTGTAGATGGGGGCACCGTCACTTTCCGCAATATTCCTGATTCCCTCATGGGTATCGCCCGCCTCAGCAATGTCGAGCAGCTCTTGGTCTAG
- the hisG gene encoding ATP phosphoribosyltransferase has protein sequence MKFNTPITIALSKGRIFKQTLPLLAHAGIEPIDDPETSRKLILDTNHENVKLVIIRATDVPTYVQWGAADVGVAGKDVLLEHGGEGLYEPLDLGIARCRLMVAGVPEAQLSGDRLRIATKYVKSARHYFSARGQQVEIIKLYGSMELAPLVGLSDLIVDLVESGNTLKANGLVPLKHITDISSRLVVNKASWKMKHDTVTQLMEAIGEAVTTGDDNG, from the coding sequence ATGAAATTTAATACACCGATTACCATAGCGCTCTCCAAAGGGCGGATATTCAAGCAGACACTTCCACTGCTTGCCCACGCCGGTATTGAGCCGATAGATGATCCTGAGACCAGCCGCAAGCTGATTCTCGATACCAATCACGAGAATGTGAAACTGGTGATTATTCGTGCCACCGATGTGCCCACCTACGTGCAGTGGGGCGCCGCGGATGTCGGTGTTGCCGGTAAAGATGTTTTGCTGGAGCATGGTGGTGAGGGGTTGTATGAACCTCTTGATCTGGGTATTGCCCGCTGTCGTCTGATGGTGGCCGGCGTGCCGGAGGCTCAGTTGAGTGGCGACCGGCTGCGCATCGCCACCAAGTATGTCAAATCGGCCAGACACTATTTTTCCGCACGCGGTCAGCAGGTGGAGATTATCAAGCTCTACGGCTCAATGGAGTTGGCGCCCCTGGTTGGGTTGTCTGATCTGATTGTCGATCTTGTGGAGAGCGGCAATACGCTGAAGGCTAACGGCTTGGTGCCACTGAAGCATATTACCGATATCAGTTCGCGCCTGGTGGTCAATAAGGCGTCGTGGAAGATGAAGCACGACACCGTTACACAGCTGATGGAGGCGATAGGTGAAGCGGTAACGACAGGAGATGACAATGGCTGA
- a CDS encoding ABC transporter substrate-binding protein, whose translation MMSRLSLIGWFSLLLLLFALQPATAATEPNTIVKETADRILAEVVSMRQELDESPGRIYPLVEHILLPRFDFVRMSRLVLGKHWRRAGAEEKEAFTRAFRELLVRTYTTALLNYSGQEINYLPMRAMADATEVTVNTEVSSAGAPPVPINYKLHLVDDEWKVFDVVIDGISLVSNYRTNFASEIRRRKLSGLIGRLEARNKQGK comes from the coding sequence ATGATGAGTAGGCTGAGTTTGATCGGATGGTTCTCCCTGCTGTTGCTGCTTTTCGCGCTCCAGCCTGCGACTGCCGCGACCGAACCAAATACGATTGTCAAGGAGACGGCGGACAGGATCCTGGCTGAGGTGGTATCAATGAGGCAGGAGCTGGATGAATCTCCCGGCAGGATCTACCCACTGGTAGAGCATATTTTACTGCCTCGTTTTGACTTCGTCCGCATGTCACGCCTGGTCCTTGGAAAACACTGGCGGCGGGCGGGAGCTGAGGAGAAAGAGGCATTTACCCGCGCTTTCCGCGAACTGCTGGTACGTACCTATACAACTGCCCTGCTCAATTACTCAGGCCAGGAGATCAATTATCTGCCGATGCGTGCCATGGCGGATGCTACCGAGGTGACGGTTAATACCGAGGTCAGCAGTGCCGGTGCACCACCGGTACCGATCAACTATAAGCTCCACTTGGTTGATGATGAGTGGAAGGTGTTTGATGTGGTGATCGACGGTATCAGTCTGGTATCGAATTACCGCACCAATTTTGCCTCCGAGATCAGACGTCGCAAGCTCTCCGGTCTTATCGGGCGGCTTGAGGCTCGCAATAAACAGGGTAAGTAG
- the murA gene encoding UDP-N-acetylglucosamine 1-carboxyvinyltransferase: protein MDKLIITGSGPLSGDVRIAGAKNAALPILAATLLADGPMSVGNVPHLHDITTTMELLGHMGVTLVVDERLRIETDTSTITEYHAPYSLVKTMRASILVLGPLLARFGRADVSLPGGCAIGSRPVNIHIDGLRAMGAEIEVEAGYIRAKAGRLKGARLVMDIVTVTGTENLMMAAALAEGETVLENAAREPEVVDLANCLNRMGAKISGAGTDSITIEGVERLNGTHYDVLPDRIETGTYLVAAAVTRGSIRVRDTQPKLLDAVLQKLREAGGEIETGDDWITLDMKGKRPRAVDVHTAPYPAFPTDMQAQFTALNSIAEGVGVITETVFENRFMHVQEMQRMGASIRLEGNTAICTGVEKLTGAPVMATDLRASASLVLAGLVAEGDTVVDRIYHIDRGYENIEEKLAGLGAQIQRLPD from the coding sequence ATGGATAAACTGATTATCACCGGCAGCGGTCCCCTCTCGGGGGATGTGCGTATCGCCGGCGCTAAAAATGCAGCCCTGCCGATTCTCGCTGCGACGCTGTTGGCCGATGGCCCGATGAGCGTGGGCAATGTGCCACACCTGCACGACATCACCACTACCATGGAGCTTCTGGGCCATATGGGCGTTACCCTGGTGGTGGATGAGCGGCTGCGTATCGAGACCGATACCAGCACCATCACGGAGTACCATGCGCCTTACTCCCTGGTAAAAACCATGCGTGCCTCGATCCTTGTTCTGGGACCATTGCTGGCACGCTTTGGTAGGGCGGATGTATCCCTGCCCGGAGGCTGTGCCATCGGTTCCCGCCCGGTCAATATCCATATTGATGGCCTGCGCGCCATGGGCGCCGAGATTGAGGTGGAAGCAGGCTATATCCGGGCAAAGGCGGGGCGTCTTAAGGGTGCCCGTCTGGTGATGGACATAGTGACCGTTACCGGTACCGAGAACCTGATGATGGCCGCTGCACTGGCCGAGGGTGAGACGGTGCTGGAGAATGCGGCGAGAGAGCCCGAAGTGGTCGATTTGGCCAATTGCCTCAACCGCATGGGTGCGAAAATCTCCGGAGCGGGTACCGATAGCATCACTATCGAGGGAGTGGAGCGGCTCAACGGCACCCACTACGATGTGCTGCCTGATCGCATTGAGACGGGTACCTATCTGGTGGCGGCGGCAGTGACACGTGGCTCGATTCGGGTGCGCGATACTCAACCAAAACTTCTCGACGCCGTGTTGCAGAAATTGCGTGAAGCGGGGGGGGAAATCGAGACCGGTGATGATTGGATAACGTTGGATATGAAGGGGAAGCGTCCGCGGGCTGTTGATGTCCACACGGCACCTTACCCGGCGTTCCCCACCGATATGCAGGCCCAGTTCACCGCACTCAACAGTATCGCCGAAGGAGTCGGAGTGATCACCGAGACGGTGTTTGAAAACCGCTTTATGCATGTGCAGGAGATGCAGCGCATGGGCGCCAGTATCCGGCTTGAAGGGAATACAGCCATCTGCACGGGTGTTGAGAAACTGACTGGTGCTCCAGTGATGGCAACCGACTTGCGCGCCTCTGCCAGCCTGGTGTTGGCGGGTTTGGTGGCGGAGGGAGATACCGTAGTGGATAGGATCTACCATATCGACCGTGGCTACGAGAATATCGAAGAGAAGCTCGCCGGACTGGGAGCTCAAATCCAGCGCCTACCTGACTGA
- a CDS encoding transporter substrate-binding domain-containing protein: MNVKRLFYCFLVLGFLFSGSVAAAEKLYLNTGTRAPYTTEQQQGFLDLLITELFGRLGYEAEVPVYNASARALANANDGVDAGVAMRIAGLEKKYPNLIRIQEKLIDNDFVAYSLSKDIAVDGWASLKPYPVGYILGWQIFERNLPPDVDRTKVKDPQQLFFMLQMGRVNVALYERWQGLWRAKQLDLKVQIHEPPLAQVKMYIYLHKKYAHLVGPAAEALAEMKRDGTWDEIAEKTLRPLLPK, from the coding sequence ATGAATGTGAAAAGGCTGTTTTACTGCTTTCTGGTTCTAGGATTCCTTTTCTCTGGTAGTGTCGCGGCTGCTGAAAAGCTCTATCTCAATACCGGCACCCGTGCACCCTATACCACAGAACAGCAACAGGGCTTTCTTGATCTACTGATTACTGAGCTATTTGGCCGTCTTGGCTATGAAGCAGAGGTGCCTGTCTATAATGCCTCGGCGCGGGCGTTGGCGAATGCAAATGACGGTGTAGATGCAGGTGTTGCCATGCGCATTGCCGGCCTGGAGAAGAAATACCCCAATCTTATTCGTATTCAAGAGAAGTTGATCGACAATGACTTTGTTGCTTACTCCCTGAGCAAGGATATTGCCGTCGATGGTTGGGCGAGCCTCAAGCCCTATCCGGTGGGCTATATTCTTGGCTGGCAGATCTTTGAGCGCAACTTGCCTCCGGATGTGGATAGGACCAAGGTCAAGGATCCTCAGCAGCTATTTTTTATGTTGCAGATGGGGCGGGTTAATGTGGCTTTGTATGAGCGTTGGCAGGGGTTGTGGCGGGCAAAGCAGCTGGATCTGAAGGTTCAGATTCACGAGCCCCCATTAGCGCAGGTTAAGATGTATATCTACCTTCATAAGAAATATGCTCACTTGGTGGGGCCGGCGGCAGAGGCGCTGGCGGAGATGAAGCGGGATGGCACATGGGATGAGATTGCCGAGAAAACATTGAGGCCGCTGCTGCCAAAGTAG
- a CDS encoding cytochrome c1: protein MKKLIIAFLLAVAPVLTQAAGGGVHLDSANIDLSDKASLQRGAKLFVNYCLSCHSAKYQRYNRMAKDLGMTEEEVKKNLMFATDKIGDTMEIAMDPDMAAAWFGTAPPDLSVIARARGVDWLYTYFRSFYIDESRPFGFNNTVFPDVGMPHIFWKLQGVQKAVMKDVDGRQVVDKLELVEQGDMSPAEFDAAMLDLTAFLSYIGEPIQMERKRLGVWVLLFIAVFFVVALMLKKEYWKDVH from the coding sequence ATGAAAAAGCTGATTATTGCATTTCTGTTGGCTGTGGCGCCTGTATTGACTCAGGCGGCCGGTGGTGGTGTCCATCTGGACTCAGCCAATATCGACCTGAGCGATAAAGCGTCGCTGCAGCGCGGGGCCAAGCTCTTCGTCAACTACTGCCTGAGTTGCCACTCAGCCAAGTATCAGCGGTATAACCGCATGGCGAAAGATCTTGGTATGACTGAGGAAGAGGTTAAAAAGAACCTGATGTTTGCTACCGACAAGATCGGCGATACCATGGAGATTGCCATGGATCCTGATATGGCGGCGGCCTGGTTCGGTACTGCTCCTCCTGATCTGAGTGTAATTGCACGTGCCCGTGGTGTTGACTGGCTCTACACCTACTTCCGCAGTTTCTATATTGATGAGTCCCGTCCTTTCGGGTTCAACAATACGGTATTCCCGGATGTTGGCATGCCTCATATCTTCTGGAAGCTGCAGGGTGTACAGAAGGCCGTCATGAAAGATGTCGATGGTAGACAAGTCGTTGATAAGCTGGAGCTGGTCGAGCAGGGTGATATGAGCCCGGCTGAGTTTGATGCCGCCATGCTTGATCTGACCGCCTTCCTCAGCTACATCGGTGAGCCGATTCAGATGGAGCGTAAACGCCTGGGTGTCTGGGTGCTGCTCTTTATCGCGGTGTTCTTTGTCGTCGCCTTGATGCTCAAGAAAGAGTACTGGAAAGACGTGCACTGA
- a CDS encoding Do family serine endopeptidase, whose protein sequence is MQTTKLIAFLSTSIAAGLVAAIIALGLQPDNTPEVMKPTQPPVSGGTGPVSYADAVKKAAPSVVNIYTDKVTIDRSDSPFNDPLFRRFFGDRFSSRPEQKLQTNLGSGVIISNSGFILTNHHVVADADRIRVVLADGRTLEAQVTGTDPDTDLAVLKTAAKNLPAINVGDAGNLQVGDVVLAIGNPFGVGQTVTMGIVSATGRDQLGINTFENFIQTDAAINPGNSGGALINAYGQLVGVNTAIFSKSGGSQGIGFAIPATLARGVMNQILQQGRVVRGWLGIAGQDITPELAASFGLEGEEGVLVSAVLEDGPADRAGIEPGDILTQIDSRTLSGSQDVLNTISATAPGSEVTLRGLREGKSYEIKVEVSERPRIQKKP, encoded by the coding sequence ATGCAGACAACCAAACTAATCGCTTTCCTCTCCACCTCTATCGCCGCCGGCCTGGTCGCCGCGATCATTGCACTCGGACTGCAACCGGATAACACACCAGAGGTAATGAAACCCACTCAGCCACCCGTTAGCGGCGGCACCGGCCCTGTCTCTTATGCTGACGCGGTAAAAAAAGCCGCCCCCTCGGTGGTCAACATCTATACCGATAAAGTGACGATTGATCGATCAGACTCCCCCTTTAATGATCCACTGTTTCGGCGTTTTTTCGGTGACCGGTTCAGCAGCAGGCCTGAGCAAAAACTGCAGACCAACCTGGGCTCAGGTGTAATCATCAGCAACAGCGGGTTTATCCTCACCAACCACCATGTGGTGGCTGATGCCGACAGAATACGGGTAGTACTCGCCGACGGTCGCACCCTGGAGGCACAGGTAACGGGGACAGATCCCGATACAGACCTTGCCGTGCTCAAAACTGCCGCCAAAAATCTGCCTGCAATCAACGTTGGCGATGCCGGAAATCTTCAGGTGGGGGACGTGGTTCTTGCCATCGGAAACCCTTTTGGTGTCGGCCAGACCGTCACCATGGGCATTGTCAGCGCCACCGGTCGTGACCAGCTGGGAATCAACACCTTCGAGAACTTTATCCAGACCGATGCCGCGATCAACCCCGGCAACTCGGGTGGCGCACTGATCAATGCCTACGGCCAACTGGTGGGGGTCAACACCGCTATCTTCTCCAAAAGCGGCGGATCCCAGGGTATCGGCTTCGCCATTCCTGCAACCCTTGCCAGAGGAGTGATGAACCAGATTCTGCAACAGGGCCGGGTGGTGCGTGGCTGGCTTGGCATCGCCGGCCAGGATATCACACCGGAGCTGGCCGCCTCCTTTGGACTGGAGGGTGAAGAGGGTGTCCTGGTGTCGGCCGTACTGGAGGATGGCCCGGCCGACCGGGCTGGAATTGAACCCGGTGATATCCTCACACAGATCGACAGCCGAACGCTCTCCGGCTCCCAGGACGTTCTCAACACCATATCCGCTACCGCTCCCGGCAGTGAGGTGACACTCAGAGGCTTGAGAGAGGGGAAATCCTATGAGATCAAAGTAGAGGTAAGTGAGCGCCCCCGTATTCAGAAGAAACCCTAG
- the petA gene encoding ubiquinol-cytochrome c reductase iron-sulfur subunit, which yields MSVDGVDLKKRRLLTAATSVVGAVGAGFIAVPFLASWNPSEKAKAAGAPVEADISKLESGQLMRVKWRGKPVWIVRRTEQNLKDLPGMDSILADPASEMQQQPSYCKNTNRSIKPEYLVAIGICTHLGCSPTYRPDVAPADLGSEWVGGFFCPCHGSRFDLAARVYAGVPAPTNLEIPPHQYLSDTRILVGDDGGAA from the coding sequence ATGAGTGTAGACGGCGTGGATCTAAAAAAACGGCGGTTATTAACCGCTGCAACAAGTGTTGTCGGTGCTGTTGGTGCCGGCTTTATCGCAGTGCCATTTTTGGCCTCCTGGAATCCCAGTGAGAAAGCCAAGGCGGCAGGTGCACCGGTAGAGGCTGACATCAGCAAGCTCGAGTCGGGCCAGTTGATGCGCGTCAAGTGGCGTGGCAAGCCGGTCTGGATTGTTCGTCGCACGGAGCAGAACTTGAAGGATCTGCCGGGAATGGACAGCATACTGGCCGACCCGGCTTCGGAGATGCAGCAGCAGCCGAGCTACTGTAAGAATACTAACCGGTCGATCAAGCCGGAGTATCTGGTGGCTATCGGTATCTGTACCCATCTTGGGTGCTCTCCGACCTATCGCCCCGATGTGGCCCCTGCCGATCTCGGCAGTGAGTGGGTAGGTGGTTTCTTCTGCCCATGTCATGGTTCCAGGTTCGACCTGGCGGCTCGTGTCTACGCGGGTGTGCCGGCACCGACCAACCTGGAAATCCCCCCCCATCAATATCTGTCCGACACCCGGATTCTTGTGGGTGACGATGGAGGAGCAGCCTGA
- the mlaD gene encoding outer membrane lipid asymmetry maintenance protein MlaD: MVHSRTMEILVGAFMALGFVALFFLAMQVSNLSAGNNGDGYNVTARFDNVGSLKVRSPVTMAGVRVGRVSEVSFDPQTYEAVVVMEVESHYDTIPDDTIANIYTAGLLGEQYIGLDPGGSEKYLGQGGELTMTQSALVLEQIIGQFLFSKAEEGGNDE; this comes from the coding sequence ATGGTGCACAGTAGGACAATGGAGATACTGGTGGGTGCGTTTATGGCCCTGGGGTTTGTCGCGCTCTTCTTTCTTGCCATGCAGGTGAGTAACCTGAGTGCCGGCAACAATGGTGACGGCTATAATGTAACTGCCCGTTTCGATAATGTCGGCAGTCTCAAGGTGAGATCGCCGGTGACCATGGCGGGAGTGCGGGTCGGCCGGGTGAGTGAGGTCAGCTTTGATCCTCAGACCTATGAGGCGGTGGTGGTGATGGAGGTTGAATCGCACTACGACACGATACCGGACGATACCATCGCCAATATCTACACGGCGGGGCTGCTGGGTGAGCAGTATATTGGCCTGGATCCCGGTGGTAGTGAGAAGTATCTAGGGCAGGGCGGTGAGTTGACCATGACCCAGTCGGCCCTGGTGCTGGAGCAGATTATTGGTCAATTCCTGTTCAGTAAGGCCGAGGAGGGTGGAAATGATGAGTAG
- the hisD gene encoding histidinol dehydrogenase: MADIKRLSTTDNDFQQQLDKLLAWESVSDGDVNQTVSDIISYVRSHGDEALLEYTNRFDGWLAGSAADLEIPLARLEQAWTTIPEVQKRALEHAAERVRIYHEKQKMASWSYTEEDGTLLGQQVTPLDRVGLYVPGGKAAYPSSVLMNALPAKVAGVEELIMVVPTPGGELNELVLAAAYICGVDRVFAIGGAQAVAALAYGTKSVPSVDKVVGPGNIYVATAKRAVFGQVGIDMVAGPSEILVVCDGKTDPDWVAMDLFSQAEHDEDAQSILVSPDADFVDRVAASIKKLLPTMEREPIIETALRDRGALIVCRDMDEACEVSNHIAPEHLELSVEDPQAMLEKISHAGAIFMGRYTSEPLGDYCAGPNHVLPTSRTARFSSPLGVYDFQKRSSLIMVSEAGSATLGETASILARGEGLTAHARSAEYRFEKK, translated from the coding sequence ATGGCTGATATTAAACGGCTCTCTACAACTGATAACGACTTTCAGCAGCAGCTTGATAAGTTGCTGGCCTGGGAGTCGGTTTCTGATGGTGACGTCAATCAGACGGTAAGCGATATTATCTCCTATGTTCGCAGTCATGGTGACGAGGCGTTGCTGGAGTACACCAACCGCTTCGACGGCTGGCTGGCTGGAAGTGCCGCTGATCTCGAAATTCCTCTTGCCCGTCTGGAGCAGGCATGGACTACAATTCCCGAGGTGCAGAAGAGGGCTCTGGAGCATGCCGCTGAGCGTGTGCGTATCTACCATGAAAAGCAGAAGATGGCATCGTGGAGTTACACCGAGGAGGATGGAACGCTTCTTGGTCAGCAGGTGACGCCTCTCGATCGGGTCGGGCTCTACGTGCCGGGTGGTAAAGCCGCTTACCCCTCATCGGTGTTGATGAACGCATTGCCGGCCAAAGTGGCGGGAGTTGAAGAGCTGATTATGGTGGTGCCCACCCCCGGTGGTGAGCTCAATGAGTTGGTATTGGCGGCGGCCTATATCTGTGGCGTTGATCGGGTGTTTGCCATCGGTGGTGCCCAGGCGGTGGCGGCACTTGCTTATGGTACCAAGTCGGTGCCGTCGGTGGACAAGGTTGTTGGCCCCGGTAATATCTATGTCGCTACCGCCAAGCGTGCTGTCTTTGGCCAGGTCGGCATCGACATGGTGGCGGGGCCCTCAGAAATTCTGGTGGTGTGTGACGGTAAAACCGATCCCGATTGGGTGGCGATGGACCTCTTCTCTCAAGCCGAGCACGATGAGGATGCCCAGTCTATTCTGGTCTCTCCGGATGCCGATTTTGTCGACCGGGTGGCGGCAAGTATTAAAAAACTGCTGCCGACAATGGAGCGTGAGCCCATCATCGAGACTGCCCTACGCGACCGTGGCGCATTGATTGTCTGTCGTGATATGGATGAGGCCTGTGAGGTATCCAACCATATCGCACCCGAGCACCTGGAGTTGTCGGTAGAAGATCCCCAGGCGATGCTGGAGAAGATAAGCCATGCAGGCGCCATCTTCATGGGTCGTTACACATCTGAACCGCTTGGGGACTACTGCGCCGGTCCCAATCATGTGCTACCCACTTCCCGTACTGCCCGTTTCTCATCGCCTCTTGGGGTCTATGACTTCCAGAAACGCTCGAGCCTGATCATGGTCTCAGAAGCGGGTTCAGCTACCTTGGGTGAGACAGCCTCAATACTGGCCCGGGGTGAAGGGCTCACAGCTCACGCACGTTCTGCGGAGTACCGCTTCGAGAAGAAGTAG